A window of the Veillonellales bacterium genome harbors these coding sequences:
- a CDS encoding YibE/F family protein — protein sequence MVKMVYSKARILVLICLLLTVSSPSLLANPENQAEDIAPVEYIQGVVVSVQELYNTTVKKAPGKGTDSADLVIIRLTSGLESGQEVKCIHHKMSISMPGMEIDPKPGDKIVVAVTQDFNRKSYNIADYERLSYIYILLGIFAVILLVIGRRVGLRSLFVIGFAIFVILEVMIPLILKAHWSITLITFLVSAIIAFVTQITVSGWNSKTWGAALGTVGGVAIAGLLASASIVLMHLTGLDSEEAMMLKVTYLASVNFQDVLFAGIILGSLGAVMDVAISIASAQYEIKCSCPELRFLELLKSGLNVGKDIMGTMSNTLILAYLGSFLPLILLISAQKNLPLIKILNSNLIVTEVVRAITGSIGLICA from the coding sequence ATGGTTAAGATGGTTTATTCAAAAGCTAGAATACTCGTTTTGATTTGCTTGCTTTTGACGGTCAGCTCCCCCAGCCTTTTGGCAAATCCGGAAAATCAGGCCGAGGACATCGCTCCGGTTGAATATATTCAAGGGGTTGTTGTTAGCGTACAAGAGTTGTATAACACGACGGTAAAAAAGGCTCCCGGAAAGGGAACGGATAGTGCTGACTTAGTAATTATACGATTGACATCCGGGCTCGAAAGTGGTCAAGAGGTAAAGTGTATTCATCATAAAATGAGCATAAGTATGCCGGGGATGGAGATTGACCCAAAACCAGGAGATAAAATTGTTGTTGCAGTCACACAGGATTTTAACCGTAAAAGCTATAATATTGCCGATTATGAACGTCTATCCTACATCTATATATTATTAGGAATCTTTGCAGTAATATTGCTTGTAATTGGCAGGCGGGTCGGATTAAGATCACTATTTGTAATTGGCTTTGCCATTTTCGTGATTCTAGAGGTTATGATACCACTTATTTTAAAGGCGCATTGGAGCATAACGCTAATTACTTTCCTAGTCAGTGCGATTATTGCATTTGTTACCCAGATTACAGTTAGCGGCTGGAATTCCAAAACATGGGGGGCAGCGCTGGGAACAGTTGGCGGGGTAGCTATCGCTGGCCTTTTGGCTTCCGCTTCCATTGTTTTAATGCACTTAACGGGATTGGATAGCGAAGAGGCGATGATGCTAAAAGTAACGTATTTGGCATCTGTAAATTTTCAAGACGTCTTATTTGCCGGAATCATATTAGGCTCATTAGGAGCCGTAATGGACGTTGCAATTTCTATTGCTTCGGCTCAGTATGAAATTAAGTGCTCCTGTCCAGAGTTGAGATTTTTAGAATTGCTTAAGTCCGGGCTTAATGTGGGGAAAGACATTATGGGCACTATGTCAAATACTTTAATCTTGGCTTATTTGGGAAGTTTCCTTCCCCTTATATTGCTTATTAGTGCGCAAAAAAATTTGCCGTTAATCAAAATATTGAATTCAAACCTGATTGTAACGGAAGTAGTAAGAGCTATTACCGGTAGTATTGGTTTAATTTGTGC